The Marinomonas profundi DNA segment ATAAGCCAATAGACGGCAAATGAGCTGTATACCGCTAATCGAATGTGAGTTTTGTGTTGGCCTTTTATTTGGTTGGTGGCGCTTTCTATTTGCAGTAAGGAATGGCTAATGGAGTCGAAGTAGAGTTTGCCTTCTTTTGTTAATTCAAGGTGTCGCCCTTGGCGGTGAAAAAGGTTTTCTCCTAGGTAGTTTTCTAGCATTCTTATTTGGTGAGAAATGGCACTTTGGCTAACACTGAGTTCGTTGGCGGCCAGTGAAAAACTGTTGAGTCGTGCGACGGCTTCAAAAACGGGCAGTGATTTTAGGGGTGGCAGCATTCTCTTTATCCAAATAACTAATAGTTAGGCTGAATATATCATTTTATCTAATGGATTAAACGGATTAATCTACTGCGAATTGTGTGTGTTTTATAAGGAGAGAGGCCGTGTCGGGACGTACCGTAAGCAGTGCTATTTTGATACTGGTGTTGGGCAGTTTTTTTGCCACCTTGTGTGATGTTTTTATTAAGATGGCCGGTGCCGATGTGGCTATTTTTCAGTTTACCTTTTTGCGGGCAATGTTTATGTGCCTTATTCTTTGCCCTATCGCGGTGACAAGATACCTTCGCTCTGCTCGTACGTCTGCTACGTTGGGCTTAAAGTTGCATTTTGTTCGTGGAAATTTATGGGTGCTAGCCGCCGTGCTTTTGGTGGTTTCATTGGCGGAATTGTCTTTGGCCACGGCCAATGCGGTCTTTTATACGGCGCCTATTTTTATCATGCTGTTTGGTGCGTTTTTTTATAAAGAGCGCTTGACGCTTGAGGTCGTGCTGGCGGCTTTGCTGGGTTTTGCGGGTATTTTGATTATTTTAAGGCCCACTGAGGTGACGTTCTCCATGATTAGTGCGGTGCTTTTTGCGGTTGTTTTGGCGGTGAACAGTTTGCTGATTAAAAAATTACCTCAAGAACAAAGTATGCTGTATGGGCTGTTTATGACTCAACTGTTTGCTTTGCCATTATCTGGGGTGTTGGCGTTTTGGGAAGGTGGCGTGTTTGAGGTCGAGGTGCTGATTTATGCGGCTTTGTCTTCTATTTGCTCGATTCTGTACAGTGTGTCTTGTTTGGTTGGTTATCGTTATGTGGCTTCTAGTCAAGTAACCAGCGCGGAATATTCGGGTTTGATTTTTGCCTTTTTGATGGGGTGGTGGGTGTTTGGTGACACGCCAGATTTAGGGGTATTTATTGGTTCGTTTTTTGTTATTGTGCCACTGTTGTATTTGAGTCATCGAGATATTAGAAGGCTGCGAAAAGAGCAGTTATTATCCAATACTCGATCCAATCTAGGGGCGGGTTGAGCTGAGGTTTTTGATCATTTGCTCTACCATGTCTGCGCGGTCTTCGGGGTCTAGATAAATGCCATCTAGGAACAGTCTGGTGAGGCCGTGAAGACTTGCCCAAGTTGTTTGTCCAATTCTTAGTGCTGTGTTGTTATCTGGCAACACGTTTTCCGCTTGCAACACTTCTACCCAGTCAATCCAAGTTTTAAAGGTTTGCTTGGCGGCTGTTTTTAATGAGTCGCTTGGTGTGCCGGCTTTCCATAATGTTCTTCCATACATGAGGTCGTAGGTTTCGCTGTGCTGGAGGGCATACTCAAGATAGGCGTAAACATAGTTTCTGAAGTTTTCTTCGGTGGTGTTGGTCTGTGCTTTTAATGCCTCCAGCCTGTCTTTTTGTTCACCAAAGCCTTTTTCTGCTAAGGCGCAAAGTAAGGCGTTTTTGTCTTTAAAGTGGTGATATGGCGCGGTTCTGGAGACACCTACCGTGTCTGCGAGTTTGCGCATGCTGAGGCTTTCTACACCTTCTTCTTTGATGATTAAGGACGCGGATTCGAGCAGGGATTTTGTGAGATCACCGTGGTGATAGTGTTTTTTTAGTGTCGACATTGGGCAATTAAATACTTGTATCTTGACAATGTCAAAATGAAAATCTATCTTGACAGTGTCAATATTGCGGGTGGGCAACCGCAAAAATAAAAAAATAACACATTAAAGTGGGTCACATTATGAATCAATCACCGTTTCCGCACCTTTTTCAACCATTGGATCTGGGCTTCACGCAGTTAAAAAATCGCATCATCATGGGGTCCATGCATTTGGGTTTAGAGGAAGTTAAGGGCGGTTTTCCTCGTATGGCGGCGTTTTATGCGGAACGTGCTAGAGGGGGGGTGGCTTTAATTGTCACCGGTGGTATTGGTCCGAACGCCGAAGGTGGTGTTTACGCTGGCGCGGCGTTGATGGTAAGTGAGCAAGATGTTGACAATCATCGGCAGGTAACAGAGTCGGTTCACGCTGAAGGCGGCAAGATCTGCATGCAGATTCTGCATACGGGGCGCTACGCGTACAATCCTAAGTTGGTTGCGCCATCGGCGTTGCAGGCGCCTATTAACCCTTTTTCTCCCCATGCTTTAACCGACGACGAAATCTCCCAGCAAATTGATGATTTTGTACGCGCGGCGGTGTTGGCGCAAAAGGCCGGTTATGACGGTGTGGAAGTGATGGGCTCGGAAGGGTATTTGATTAATCAGTTTGTTGTTTCTCGTACCAATCATCGTGATGATGAATGGGGTGGCGATTATGATAACCGTACGCGCTTGCCGCTGGAAATTGTGCGCCGTATTCGTGAGGCGGTAGGCGAGCATTTTATCATTATTTATCGTTTGTCTATGCTGGATTTGGTTGAGCAGGGCAGTACGCTGGAAGAAGTGATTCGTCTGGGGTTGGGCATCGAAAAAGCGGGCGCAAGTATTATTAATACGGGGATAGGTTGGCATGAAGCCAGAGTGCCGACGATTGCGACAAAAGTGCCCAGAGCGGCGTTTACTTGGGTGACAGCAAAGCTAAAAGAGTCATTAAATCTTCCCTTGATCACTTCTAATCGCATTAATATGCCAGAGGTGGCTGAGGCGGTTTTAGCGCGCGGCGATGCAGATCTTGTTTCCATGGCGAGGCCATTTTTGGCTGACCCTGAGTTTGTGATTAAGGCACAACAGAATCGTGCCGATGAGATTAATACTTGTATTGCTTGTAATCAGGCGTGTTTGGATCATGTTTTTGATCATAAGATGACGTCTTGTTTGGTCAACCCAAGGGCGTGTCATGAGACAGAGTTGCTCATTACGCCGACGGATTCTCCAAAACGTATTGGGGTGGTTGGCGCAGGTCCTGCTGGGTTGGCGTTTGCTACGACGGCGGCGAAGAGAGGCCATGATGTTACCTTGTTTGATGCGGCGGGTGAGGTGGGCGGGCAGTTTAATATCGCTAAGCGGATTCCCGGAAAAGCGGAATTTTACGAAACCTTGCGTTATTTCAAGCGTCAATTGGAATTGACTGGCGTTAAATTGCAGCTAAATACTCAGGTCGATAGTGCATTGGTGGCGCAATATGATTTTGATGAATGGGTATTGGCGACGGGTATTGTGCCAAGGCATTTAGACATTGAGGGAATTGATCACCCTAAAGTATTAAGTTATCTGGATGTTATGAATGGCCATCCTGTTGGCAAGCGTGTCGCGGTGATTGGCGCTGGCGGGATTGGTTTTGATATCAGTGAGTATCTGATTCACGACGCGAATCAGGCTCAACAAAGTACCGCCGATTTTATGAAGCAGTGGGGTGTCGATATGACGTTTAGCGCCAGAGGTGGAGTGGAAGGTGTTAAGGCGAACTTTGCGCCCGCGGCAAGAGAAGTTTTTTTGTTGCAACGAAAAGCATCAAAAGTCGGTGCCAACTTGGGGAAAACCACCGGCTGGATTCACCGTACCGAATTGTTGAAAAAAGGTGTGACTATGCTGCCTGGCTGCGAGTATCAGAAAATTGATGATCAAGGGTTGCACTTATTGGTGGCGGGCGAATGGCAATGTTTAGCGGTCGATAATGTGGTTATTTGCGCGGGTCAACAGCCCAATAAGGCGCTGGGTGAGAGTCTAAACTGCGCGGTGCATTTTATTGGTGGTGCGGATGTTGCGTCCGAGCTAGACGCCAAGCGGGCGATTAAGCAAGGCACGGTGTTGGCGGCAGTGCTTTAGTTTGGTGTTGCCATGACATTAAAATCGGACGCGGTTTAGAGCGGTTTCCGTTTTTAGCGTTGTTGAGCAAATAATGTCGTTTTAGAAAACAAAGCCCCGCCATTATTGCGGGGCTTTTTCATTGGGTTCGCCAGTTTTGAGCAATTCTAATAAATCTTCTCTTTCTAGGCTGCCTTTTAGAGCTAAGTCCAACTGATATTGGTATTCGTTATTCCAGCTGGTGATTCTTGGGCTAAGTGTTGATAGCTCTTTCATGGCGGATTTCATGATTTGTAAATAGGCTTGGATGTTTTGCTCTTGATTGATGAGGATGTTTTTTAGTGCTGTTGCGCTACTGTGTCTAAGGTAAAGTGCGAGCGTTTCATTTTGTGCTTCAATGGCGTTGATCTTTGCGGCTTGTTCGGTCAGTGTTTTTTGTAATTTAGCAATTTTCTGATCCTGTGCCGTTAATTTGTCATTGCTTGCGGCGGCATCTTTTGTGGGTAAAAGCAGATAGGTGATGCCAGAAGACGCACCGACACTGAAAGCAAAGCAGAGGAAAAGAGCGAGCCAATAGCCTGTGCTTTTTTGCTGTGGTGCGGGCTCTTTTATTTCAAGTGTTTTATCACTTTTGGGCTTTGGTGGCATGGCGTTACTCTCTTCAAAAGCTGTGTGAATTTGATTATCGCAAATTGCTGTAAAATAAAAAGCCATTCTTTTATCGGCTGTTGGTGTTGGCAAACCACGGTCTATGATCTCATATTCGTGGTCTATGCTCTCATATTATAGTCATCATGTCTTTTAAGAGGGATTCAGCGGTTTAGTTTTTGCCTCAGTACACGTAAAATACGCGCCGACGATGGGATAAGATTAATAACCTACTAAAATACTCGGGTAAATACTTGATCAAAACAGTAGGTTTTGTGTATCATCTGTGCTTACAGAATAATCTAATTGGATAGCCTATGCGCCTGACAACAAAAGGTCGTTATGCGGTCACTGCTATGCTTGATCTGGCATTGCATTCGGATCAAGGTCCTGTGTCTTTAGCGGATATTTCCCATCGACAGGGAATCTCCTTATCTTATCTTGAGCAACTGTTCTCTAAACTTCGCAAGAAAGCATTGGTAACCAGTGTCAGAGGGCCAGGTGGTGGCTACCGTCTTAGTCGCTCAAATAACGATATTTTTGTTGCGCAAATCGTCGATGCAGTGAATGAGTCCGTTGACGCGACAGGGTGCAAGGGGCGCAGTGATTGTCAAAGCGGTAATACGTGCCTGACTCACCATTTATGGTGTGATCTGAGTGATCAAATACACGATTTTTTAAATCGAATTAGTCTCGAACAGCTGGTGCGGCGCAACGACGTGCGACAAGTGGCAGAACGACAAGATTTCGAAAGCCGACAACGTGGCCTTGTCAATGACAAGATTAGTGCGGCGATTGTTGATTAAGTAAAGAATAAATTAGTTGAGCGATGTGCGCTGATTGACAGTGCGTTTGTTCGCTATGATGAGTGAGTGTTTATATGACTGAGCAGATAGATAAAGCGCTGGCACGGGAATACGAAGCAGGTTTTGTGTCTGATGTAGAATCAGAAACATTTGAGCCCGGCTTGGATGAAAATGTTATCCGACGTATTTCTGAAATGAAAGGCGAGCCTGAATGGATGCTTGAATGGCGCTTGAGCGCATTTCGTGAATGGTTAGAAATGGAAGAACCGGAATGGGCCTTAGTGGATTACCCAAAAATAGACTTTCAGTCCATTTCTTACTATTCGGCACCCAAAAGTATGAAGGACAAGCCTAAGTCCTTGGACGAGGTGGACCCTGAATTACTGCGGACTTATGAGAAACTTGGCATTCCTCTGATAGAGCAACAAATGTTAGCGGGCATTGCGGTTGATGCGGTGTTTGACTCTGTCTCTGTGGTGACCACATTCCGTGAGAAGTTAGAAGAGGCTGGGGTTATTTTTTGCCCTATTTCTGAAGCACTGCACAAATATCCAGAGCTTGTTAAGAAGTACATTGGCAGCGTTGTTCCGAAGAAAGACAACTACTACGCGGCGTTGAACTGCGCTGTCTTTACCGATGGCTCCTTTGTTTACATTCCTAAAGGCACTCGCTGTCCAATGGAGTTGTCGACTTATTTCCGCATTAACGAACAAAATACCGGTCAATTTGAACGTACTTTGATTATCGCCGACGAAGGTAGCCATGTGAGTTACCTTGAAGGTTGTACTGCGCCACAGCGTGATGAAAATCAGCTGCATGCTGCGGTTGTTGAGCTGGTTGCCATGGACAACGCTGAGATTAAATACTCTACAGTGCAAAACTGGTATCCGGGCGATGAAAACGGCAAAGGCGGTATTTACAACTTTGTGACCAAGCGCGGGATTTGTCACACCAATGCCAAAATCTCTTGGACGCAGGTTGAAACAGGTTCTTCGGTTACGTGGAAATACCCAAGCTGTATTTTGAAAGGCGACAACAGTGTGGGTGAGTTTTACTCGGTGGCCTTGACGCGCGGTCGTCAGCAAGCCGATACCGGAACCAAGATGATTCACATTGGTAAAAACACCAAGTCGACCATCATTTCTAAAGGTATCTCGGCGGGCAGAAGTAACAATAGTTACCGTGGTCTTGTGCGCATGAATCCCGGTGCAGAAGGGGCGCGTAACTTCACTCAGTGTGACTCTTTATTGATCGGCGACCAGTGTGGTGCGCATACTTTCCCTTATGTGGAAAGCCGTAATCCTTCTGCGATTGTGGAGCATGAAGCGACGACGTCGAAAGTCAGTGACGAGCAGATGTTCTTGTGTCGTCAGCGTGGTCTTGATCCTGAAAAAGCCGTGTCCATGATTGTGAATGGCTTCTGTAAGGAAGTGTTTAAAGAATTACCCATGGAATTTGCCGTTGAAGCGGGCAAGTTACTAGAAATAAGCCTTGAAGGCTCAGTAGGTTA contains these protein-coding regions:
- a CDS encoding oxidoreductase; this translates as MNQSPFPHLFQPLDLGFTQLKNRIIMGSMHLGLEEVKGGFPRMAAFYAERARGGVALIVTGGIGPNAEGGVYAGAALMVSEQDVDNHRQVTESVHAEGGKICMQILHTGRYAYNPKLVAPSALQAPINPFSPHALTDDEISQQIDDFVRAAVLAQKAGYDGVEVMGSEGYLINQFVVSRTNHRDDEWGGDYDNRTRLPLEIVRRIREAVGEHFIIIYRLSMLDLVEQGSTLEEVIRLGLGIEKAGASIINTGIGWHEARVPTIATKVPRAAFTWVTAKLKESLNLPLITSNRINMPEVAEAVLARGDADLVSMARPFLADPEFVIKAQQNRADEINTCIACNQACLDHVFDHKMTSCLVNPRACHETELLITPTDSPKRIGVVGAGPAGLAFATTAAKRGHDVTLFDAAGEVGGQFNIAKRIPGKAEFYETLRYFKRQLELTGVKLQLNTQVDSALVAQYDFDEWVLATGIVPRHLDIEGIDHPKVLSYLDVMNGHPVGKRVAVIGAGGIGFDISEYLIHDANQAQQSTADFMKQWGVDMTFSARGGVEGVKANFAPAAREVFLLQRKASKVGANLGKTTGWIHRTELLKKGVTMLPGCEYQKIDDQGLHLLVAGEWQCLAVDNVVICAGQQPNKALGESLNCAVHFIGGADVASELDAKRAIKQGTVLAAVL
- the sufB gene encoding Fe-S cluster assembly protein SufB, translating into MTEQIDKALAREYEAGFVSDVESETFEPGLDENVIRRISEMKGEPEWMLEWRLSAFREWLEMEEPEWALVDYPKIDFQSISYYSAPKSMKDKPKSLDEVDPELLRTYEKLGIPLIEQQMLAGIAVDAVFDSVSVVTTFREKLEEAGVIFCPISEALHKYPELVKKYIGSVVPKKDNYYAALNCAVFTDGSFVYIPKGTRCPMELSTYFRINEQNTGQFERTLIIADEGSHVSYLEGCTAPQRDENQLHAAVVELVAMDNAEIKYSTVQNWYPGDENGKGGIYNFVTKRGICHTNAKISWTQVETGSSVTWKYPSCILKGDNSVGEFYSVALTRGRQQADTGTKMIHIGKNTKSTIISKGISAGRSNNSYRGLVRMNPGAEGARNFTQCDSLLIGDQCGAHTFPYVESRNPSAIVEHEATTSKVSDEQMFLCRQRGLDPEKAVSMIVNGFCKEVFKELPMEFAVEAGKLLEISLEGSVG
- a CDS encoding TetR/AcrR family transcriptional regulator, producing MSTLKKHYHHGDLTKSLLESASLIIKEEGVESLSMRKLADTVGVSRTAPYHHFKDKNALLCALAEKGFGEQKDRLEALKAQTNTTEENFRNYVYAYLEYALQHSETYDLMYGRTLWKAGTPSDSLKTAAKQTFKTWIDWVEVLQAENVLPDNNTALRIGQTTWASLHGLTRLFLDGIYLDPEDRADMVEQMIKNLSSTRP
- the iscR gene encoding Fe-S cluster assembly transcriptional regulator IscR, which translates into the protein MRLTTKGRYAVTAMLDLALHSDQGPVSLADISHRQGISLSYLEQLFSKLRKKALVTSVRGPGGGYRLSRSNNDIFVAQIVDAVNESVDATGCKGRSDCQSGNTCLTHHLWCDLSDQIHDFLNRISLEQLVRRNDVRQVAERQDFESRQRGLVNDKISAAIVD
- a CDS encoding DMT family transporter, producing the protein MSGRTVSSAILILVLGSFFATLCDVFIKMAGADVAIFQFTFLRAMFMCLILCPIAVTRYLRSARTSATLGLKLHFVRGNLWVLAAVLLVVSLAELSLATANAVFYTAPIFIMLFGAFFYKERLTLEVVLAALLGFAGILIILRPTEVTFSMISAVLFAVVLAVNSLLIKKLPQEQSMLYGLFMTQLFALPLSGVLAFWEGGVFEVEVLIYAALSSICSILYSVSCLVGYRYVASSQVTSAEYSGLIFAFLMGWWVFGDTPDLGVFIGSFFVIVPLLYLSHRDIRRLRKEQLLSNTRSNLGAG